The following are encoded in a window of Rhizobium sp. 11515TR genomic DNA:
- a CDS encoding vWA domain-containing protein, translating into MMIAGSDILWAFKQLLRDRAGNFGILTAIAVPVLAVAGGVAVDVTNMSLTRSQLQESTDAAALATATALADGSATTTTAKDLGNNFVLGQMSNYLAGDTDAANSLKAGTSTTVTKTTDSSGNSGYTVVVNASYSMSVNSMTRLTGQSSLNISASSTSISGKTSETQKNALSMYFVLDRSGSMDEATDTVNTQQPTTTYTYSCLKTNANGWQVWSTCTATKTNYYTKMESLKIATSNLAAQLNSADPNMMYVRTGADSYNNVAQTPTALAWGTSGITTYVNNLTSSGSTNSAPAFTAAVDALTKSSTTSGLTYEQLQHKDKSGVLNPTMYIVFMTDGDNNVSNADTKTKEQCDKARSKGIHVYTIAFMAPENGQALLKYCATSASDYFTPQSAADLFKAFTTIATETSKQMTLLTK; encoded by the coding sequence ATGATGATTGCCGGCTCCGATATACTTTGGGCATTTAAACAACTTCTGCGCGATAGAGCTGGAAATTTTGGCATCCTGACGGCGATTGCCGTGCCCGTGCTGGCTGTGGCGGGAGGTGTAGCGGTCGATGTCACGAACATGTCGCTGACACGCAGCCAGCTTCAGGAATCAACGGACGCCGCCGCGCTCGCGACTGCAACCGCACTTGCGGACGGCAGTGCGACCACCACGACCGCCAAGGATCTCGGCAACAATTTCGTCCTCGGCCAAATGTCGAACTATCTCGCTGGCGATACCGATGCTGCGAATTCACTGAAAGCGGGCACCAGCACGACGGTAACAAAAACGACCGATTCCTCCGGGAATTCTGGTTACACGGTCGTCGTAAATGCATCCTATTCGATGTCCGTGAACAGCATGACACGCCTGACAGGGCAAAGTTCCCTGAACATTTCTGCATCCAGCACGTCAATCAGCGGCAAGACTTCCGAAACCCAGAAGAATGCGCTGTCGATGTATTTCGTTCTGGACCGTTCCGGATCCATGGATGAAGCTACGGACACGGTCAATACCCAGCAGCCGACCACGACATATACCTATAGCTGCTTGAAGACGAATGCGAACGGCTGGCAGGTGTGGAGTACTTGCACCGCCACCAAGACGAATTACTACACCAAAATGGAATCGCTGAAGATTGCCACTTCCAATCTGGCTGCACAGCTAAACAGTGCCGACCCGAACATGATGTATGTTCGAACAGGCGCGGACTCCTATAACAATGTCGCTCAAACGCCTACAGCCCTGGCTTGGGGCACGAGCGGCATCACGACGTATGTCAACAACCTGACTTCGAGCGGCTCCACGAATTCGGCCCCCGCGTTTACGGCCGCTGTCGACGCATTGACGAAATCGTCGACGACGTCAGGACTGACATATGAGCAGCTCCAACATAAGGACAAAAGCGGCGTCCTGAACCCGACCATGTACATCGTGTTCATGACCGATGGTGACAACAACGTGTCAAATGCCGATACAAAGACCAAGGAACAATGCGACAAGGCACGCAGCAAGGGCATCCACGTGTACACGATTGCCTTCATGGCACCGGAAAATGGCCAGGCTTTGCTGAAGTATTGCGCTACTTCAGCCTCCGACTACTTTACGCCCCAAAGCGCTGCGGATCTCTTCAAGGCATTTACGACAATCGCCACGGAAACGTCGAAGCAGATGACGCTGCTGACCAAGTGA
- a CDS encoding transglutaminase family protein yields the protein MLYDLSLHMGYIYDVPASGARHILRVMPLSLPNRQRLIAGSVKINPGPDEQSYFTDFFQHPATSILVREPHERLDIRMQARVQVESQPVAADFSPLLAKLPEEIEDCWSIDPSSPHHFLGSSPRLPETGEITDYARQWKSTKLTTLQIAHAVCAQIHKDFTYDPKATTVDTTPKEAFRLKRGVCQDFSHVMIIALRSLGIPAGYVSGFLRTIPPPGKERLEGADAMHAWVRAWCGETAGWIELDPTNNIPAGTDHIVVAYGRDYSDVAPVIGVLKSYGNQKAVQAVDVVPLK from the coding sequence ATGCTCTACGATCTTTCGCTTCACATGGGCTATATCTACGACGTGCCGGCCAGCGGCGCGCGGCATATATTGCGCGTCATGCCGCTCTCCCTGCCCAACCGGCAGAGGCTGATAGCAGGCTCGGTGAAGATAAACCCAGGGCCGGACGAGCAATCCTACTTCACAGATTTCTTCCAGCATCCGGCAACCTCGATCCTGGTGCGCGAGCCGCATGAAAGGCTCGATATCCGCATGCAGGCGCGCGTTCAGGTGGAGAGCCAGCCTGTCGCCGCCGACTTCTCCCCTCTGCTCGCCAAGTTGCCGGAAGAGATCGAAGACTGCTGGTCGATCGATCCGTCTTCGCCCCACCATTTCCTCGGCAGCAGCCCGCGCCTGCCGGAGACGGGCGAAATCACCGATTATGCCAGGCAATGGAAATCGACCAAACTGACGACACTGCAGATTGCGCATGCGGTCTGTGCGCAGATCCACAAGGACTTCACCTACGATCCCAAGGCGACGACGGTCGATACCACCCCCAAGGAGGCATTTCGCCTCAAGCGCGGGGTCTGCCAGGATTTTTCCCATGTGATGATCATCGCGCTCCGCAGCCTCGGTATCCCCGCCGGCTATGTCAGCGGCTTCTTGCGCACCATTCCGCCGCCCGGCAAGGAAAGGCTGGAAGGCGCCGACGCCATGCATGCCTGGGTGCGCGCCTGGTGCGGTGAGACGGCAGGCTGGATCGAACTCGATCCGACCAACAATATTCCCGCCGGCACCGATCACATCGTCGTTGCCTATGGCCGCGATTATTCGGACGTTGCCCCCGTTATCGGCGTACTGAAGAGCTACGGCAATCAGAAAGCCGTTCAGGCAGTAGATGTCGTTCCACTAAAATAG
- a CDS encoding glycogen/starch/alpha-glucan phosphorylase: MNNLTKADLPVPAPRSSRPEILAEEIIERLTYRIGKDAKVAKPHDWLTATILVIRDRVIDKWIESTRKAYQTGAKRVYYLSLEFLIGRLMRDAISNLGLMEEITNALASLGVDIRVIAGLEPDAALGNGGLGRLAACFMESMATVDVPAYGYGIRYVHGLFRQQMADGWQVELPETWLAHGNPWEFERQESSYEIGFGGGVETIGGHDDQPRYVWKPAERVIATAFDTPVVGWRGKRVNTLRLWSAQPIDPILLDAFNAGDHIGALRESNKAESLTRVLYPADATPAGQELRLRQEFFFSSASLQDILRRHLQQYDDLTNLADKVAIQLNDTHPAVSVTEMMRLLIDVHGFDFDKAWDITRNTFGYTNHTLLPEALESWPVPLFERLLPRHMQIVYAINAKVLLEARKLRNFSDTEIRSISLIDENGDRRVRMGNLAFVGSHSINGVSALHTDLMKVTVFADLHKLYPDRINNKTNGITPRRWLMQCNPGLTNLVRETIGDAFLDDAEQLKPLDQFARDSAFQEKFAAIKRANKVQLSNLVASRMGIKLDPNAMFDIQIKRIHEYKRQLLNVIEAVALYDQIRSHPELDWQPRVKLFAGKAAPSYHNAKLIIKLINDVARVINNDPSVRGLLKVVFVPNYNVSLAEVMVPAADLSEQISTAGMEASGTGNMKFGLNGALTIGTLDGANVEMRDNVGEDNIVIFGLRADEVANLRSDGHNPRAIIERSRELAQALSAIASGVFSPDDRNRYASLIDGIYSHDWFMVAADFDAYASAQREVDILWANPSEWYAKTINNTARMGWFSSDRTIRQYAKEIWRAG; this comes from the coding sequence ATGAATAACTTGACGAAGGCCGATCTCCCCGTTCCAGCCCCGCGCAGTTCCCGCCCCGAAATCCTTGCCGAAGAAATCATCGAGCGCTTGACGTACCGCATCGGCAAGGATGCGAAGGTCGCCAAGCCGCACGACTGGCTGACGGCAACGATCCTTGTCATCCGCGACCGCGTCATCGACAAATGGATCGAATCCACCCGAAAAGCCTATCAGACGGGTGCCAAGCGCGTTTACTATCTGTCACTCGAATTCCTCATCGGCCGCCTGATGCGCGACGCCATCTCCAATCTGGGCCTAATGGAGGAAATCACCAACGCTCTCGCTTCGCTGGGCGTCGATATTCGTGTCATCGCCGGCCTTGAGCCCGACGCAGCGCTCGGCAATGGCGGTCTTGGCCGTCTTGCCGCCTGTTTCATGGAATCCATGGCTACCGTCGATGTGCCGGCCTATGGTTACGGTATTCGTTACGTGCATGGTCTCTTCCGCCAGCAGATGGCCGATGGCTGGCAAGTGGAGCTGCCGGAAACCTGGCTGGCACATGGCAATCCGTGGGAATTCGAACGCCAGGAAAGCTCCTATGAAATTGGCTTCGGCGGCGGCGTCGAGACCATCGGCGGTCACGACGACCAGCCGCGTTACGTCTGGAAGCCGGCCGAGCGCGTCATCGCCACTGCATTCGACACGCCCGTCGTCGGCTGGCGCGGCAAGCGCGTCAACACGCTGCGCCTCTGGTCGGCGCAGCCGATCGACCCGATCCTGCTCGATGCCTTCAACGCCGGTGACCATATCGGCGCGCTGCGCGAAAGCAACAAGGCCGAAAGCCTGACCCGCGTTCTCTATCCCGCCGATGCGACGCCCGCCGGTCAGGAACTGCGCCTGCGCCAGGAATTCTTCTTCTCGTCGGCCTCGCTGCAGGACATCCTGCGCCGCCACCTGCAGCAATATGACGACCTGACCAATCTCGCCGACAAGGTTGCGATCCAGCTGAACGACACGCATCCGGCCGTGTCCGTCACGGAAATGATGCGCCTGCTGATCGATGTCCACGGCTTCGATTTCGACAAGGCCTGGGATATCACCAGAAACACCTTCGGCTACACCAACCACACCCTGCTGCCGGAAGCGCTCGAAAGCTGGCCCGTACCGCTGTTCGAGCGGCTTTTGCCACGCCACATGCAGATCGTCTACGCCATCAACGCCAAGGTACTTTTGGAAGCGCGCAAGCTGCGCAATTTCAGCGACACCGAAATCCGCTCGATCTCACTGATCGACGAGAATGGCGATCGCCGCGTCCGCATGGGCAATCTCGCCTTCGTCGGCTCACATTCGATCAACGGCGTTTCCGCGCTTCATACCGATTTGATGAAGGTCACGGTCTTCGCCGACCTGCACAAGCTCTATCCCGATCGCATCAACAACAAGACGAACGGCATCACGCCGCGGCGCTGGCTGATGCAGTGCAATCCCGGACTGACCAATCTCGTACGCGAAACCATCGGCGACGCCTTCCTCGACGATGCGGAACAGCTGAAGCCGCTGGATCAGTTTGCCCGCGACAGCGCCTTCCAGGAGAAGTTCGCCGCCATCAAGCGTGCCAACAAGGTGCAGCTCTCCAACCTCGTCGCCAGCCGCATGGGCATCAAGCTCGACCCGAATGCGATGTTCGATATCCAGATCAAGCGCATCCATGAATACAAGCGTCAGCTTCTGAATGTCATCGAAGCGGTGGCGCTTTACGACCAGATCCGCTCGCATCCGGAACTCGACTGGCAGCCGCGCGTCAAGCTCTTCGCCGGCAAGGCGGCACCGAGCTATCACAACGCGAAGCTCATCATCAAACTGATCAACGACGTCGCCCGCGTCATCAATAACGATCCCTCGGTGCGCGGCCTCTTGAAGGTCGTCTTCGTGCCGAACTACAACGTCTCGCTGGCGGAAGTCATGGTTCCGGCCGCCGATCTTTCCGAGCAGATTTCGACCGCCGGCATGGAAGCCTCCGGCACCGGCAACATGAAATTCGGCCTCAACGGCGCGCTGACCATCGGCACGCTGGACGGTGCCAATGTCGAAATGCGCGACAATGTCGGCGAGGACAATATCGTCATCTTCGGACTGCGGGCCGACGAGGTCGCAAACCTGCGCAGCGACGGTCACAATCCGCGCGCCATTATCGAGCGCTCGCGCGAATTGGCTCAGGCACTTTCGGCCATTGCCTCTGGCGTCTTCTCTCCCGACGATCGCAACCGCTACGCCAGCCTGATCGACGGCATCTATAGCCACGACTGGTTCATGGTCGCCGCCGATTTCGACGCCTATGCCTCGGCACAGCGCGAAGTCGACATTCTCTGGGCCAACCCGTCGGAGTGGTACGCAAAGACGATCAACAATACCGCTCGCATGGGCTGGTTCTCCTCCGACCGGACGATCCGTCAATACGCCAAGGAAATCTGGAGAGCCGGATGA
- the glgB gene encoding 1,4-alpha-glucan branching protein GlgB translates to MKKPKKTADATSSSDISAEDIAAILAGTHSDPFAVLGIHKTDDGYVARCFILGAEAVTATALDGSVIGELACLDPAGFFSGDVKLAKQQPVRYRARRGDAEWAVTDPYSFGPVLGPMDDYFARQGTHLRLFDKMGAHPLKHEGVQGFHFAVWAPNAQRVSVVGDFNNWDGRRHVMRFRADSGIWEIFAPDVPAGVAYKFEIRGHDGVLLPLKADPFARRSELRPKTASVTANELLQVWDDSAHREHWASVDQRRQPISIYEVHAGSWQRRDDGSMLSWDELASRLIPYCVDMGFTHIEFLPITEHPYDPSWGYQTTGLYAPTARFGEPEGFARFVNGCHKVGIGVILDWVPAHFPTDEHGLRWFDGTALYEHEDPRKGFHPDWNTAIYNFGRTEVLAYLLNNALYWAEKYHLDGLRVDAVASMLYLDYSRKHGEWIPNEYGGNENLEAVRFLQSVNTRIYGAHPGVMTIAEESTSWPKVSQPVHEGGLGFGFKWNMGFMHDTLSYLAREPVHRKYHHNELTFGLIYAFSENFVLPLSHDEVVHGKGSLIAKMAGDDWQKFANLRAYYAFMWGYPGKKLLFMGQEFAQWSEWSEERALDWNLLQYRMHEGMRRLVRDLNFTYRSKPALHARDCEGEGFEWLVVDDFENSVFAWLRKAPGEKPVAVITNFTPVYRENYTLRLPAEGRWREILNTDADIYGGSGKGNGGRVQAVNAGGGVHAIITLPPLATIMLEPEF, encoded by the coding sequence ATGAAAAAGCCGAAAAAAACCGCTGACGCCACGAGCTCGAGCGATATTTCGGCAGAGGATATTGCTGCAATTCTCGCAGGCACCCATTCCGATCCGTTTGCCGTTCTCGGCATTCACAAGACGGATGACGGCTATGTGGCCCGCTGTTTCATCCTTGGCGCGGAAGCCGTCACCGCCACGGCGCTCGACGGTTCCGTCATCGGCGAGCTCGCATGCCTCGATCCGGCAGGCTTCTTTTCCGGCGACGTCAAACTCGCCAAGCAGCAGCCGGTCCGCTATCGCGCCCGGCGCGGCGATGCAGAATGGGCAGTAACCGATCCCTACAGCTTCGGTCCGGTTCTCGGGCCGATGGACGATTACTTTGCCCGCCAGGGCACGCATCTGCGCCTGTTCGACAAGATGGGCGCTCATCCGCTGAAGCATGAAGGCGTCCAGGGCTTTCATTTCGCCGTCTGGGCGCCGAATGCGCAGCGTGTTTCCGTCGTCGGCGATTTCAACAATTGGGATGGCCGCCGGCACGTCATGCGTTTCCGCGCCGACAGCGGCATCTGGGAAATCTTCGCCCCGGATGTGCCAGCCGGGGTCGCCTACAAGTTCGAAATCCGTGGCCATGATGGCGTATTGCTGCCGCTGAAGGCCGATCCCTTTGCCCGACGCAGCGAGCTGCGCCCGAAGACGGCTTCGGTCACCGCCAACGAACTGCTTCAGGTCTGGGACGATTCGGCGCATCGCGAACATTGGGCAAGCGTCGACCAGCGCCGCCAGCCGATCTCCATCTACGAGGTGCATGCCGGTTCCTGGCAGCGCCGCGACGACGGTTCGATGCTGTCATGGGACGAGCTTGCCTCGCGCCTCATCCCCTATTGCGTCGACATGGGCTTCACCCATATCGAATTCCTGCCGATCACCGAACACCCCTACGATCCGTCCTGGGGTTATCAGACCACGGGTCTTTACGCCCCGACGGCCCGCTTCGGCGAGCCGGAAGGCTTTGCCCGTTTCGTCAACGGCTGCCACAAGGTCGGCATCGGCGTTATCCTCGACTGGGTGCCGGCGCATTTCCCGACGGACGAACATGGCCTGCGCTGGTTCGATGGAACCGCCCTCTACGAGCACGAGGACCCGCGTAAGGGTTTTCATCCCGACTGGAACACGGCGATCTACAATTTCGGCCGCACCGAGGTGCTCGCCTATCTGCTGAACAATGCACTCTACTGGGCAGAAAAATACCACTTGGACGGTTTGCGCGTCGATGCCGTGGCCTCCATGCTCTACCTTGACTATTCGCGCAAGCATGGCGAATGGATCCCGAACGAATATGGCGGCAACGAAAATCTCGAAGCCGTCCGCTTCCTGCAGTCGGTGAATACCCGGATCTATGGTGCGCATCCCGGCGTCATGACCATCGCCGAGGAATCGACCTCCTGGCCGAAAGTATCCCAGCCGGTTCATGAAGGCGGCCTCGGCTTCGGCTTCAAGTGGAACATGGGCTTCATGCACGATACGCTGAGCTATCTCGCCCGCGAGCCCGTGCATCGCAAATATCACCACAACGAGCTGACCTTCGGCCTGATCTACGCCTTCTCGGAAAACTTCGTCCTGCCGCTCTCCCATGATGAGGTGGTTCACGGCAAGGGATCGCTGATCGCCAAGATGGCGGGGGACGACTGGCAGAAATTCGCCAATCTGCGCGCCTACTATGCCTTCATGTGGGGCTATCCCGGCAAAAAGCTGCTCTTCATGGGGCAGGAATTCGCACAGTGGAGCGAGTGGAGCGAGGAGCGCGCGCTTGACTGGAACCTGCTGCAGTACCGCATGCACGAAGGCATGCGTCGCCTCGTTCGCGATCTCAATTTCACCTATCGCAGCAAGCCGGCGCTCCATGCCCGCGACTGCGAGGGCGAGGGTTTCGAATGGCTTGTCGTCGACGATTTCGAAAACTCGGTCTTCGCCTGGCTGCGCAAGGCGCCGGGCGAAAAGCCGGTTGCCGTCATCACCAATTTCACGCCAGTCTATCGAGAGAATTACACCTTGCGTCTGCCAGCTGAGGGGCGGTGGCGCGAGATATTGAACACCGATGCCGACATCTACGGCGGCAGCGGCAAGGGGAATGGCGGGCGTGTTCAGGCCGTGAATGCAGGCGGAGGCGTACATGCGATCATAACGCTGCCTCCGCTGGCGACCATCATGCTCGAACCGGAATTCTGA
- a CDS encoding circularly permuted type 2 ATP-grasp protein — protein MGRKPATERRDEVKTGTAKAPAFAYRPLPGVADEMVDNKGAVRPVWQNFLSALSRLSEEELTERFARADRYLRDAGVFYRAYGTAGVSERNWPISHIPVLIDEREWQALSEGLQQRADLLESIIADIYGDNRLVNEGLLPPALIAGNPEFLRPLVGVKPASGHYLHFLAFEVGRGPDGNWWVLADRAQAPSGAGFALETRVATTRAFSDIYAETKVHRLASFFGAFRDALLGGKRGAEGRVAVLTPGPANETYYEHAYIARYLGFMLLEGEDITVVNDQLMVRTVAGLRPISVLWRRLDASYADPLELNQHSHIGTPGMVEALRAQTVTIVNALGSGILETRALLAFMPTICRHLRGEELKLPSIATWWCGQKAEREHVAANIEKMVIGPAYSCMPFFDDNGQSVLGSTLRSTARDSIADWLATEGQKLVGQEVVTLSTTPAWVNGRLTPRPMSLRVFAARTENGWQIMPGGFARIGSGDDVAAIAMQAGGSAADVWIVSDKPVEAHTLLPAEETFTRNMPGSLPSRAADNLFWLGRYIERAEGALRILRAWHGRFAEAADPNQPLLADVSAYLAAIDIDTKQAVPENLLRNIDSAVYSASNIRDRFSPDGWLALNDLAKTARRFKEGVKPGDDASHAMTILLRKLAGFAGLVHENMYRFTGWRFLSLGRYIERGLHMTRLLGHMSGPDAPDGALDMLLEIGDSVMTHRRRYNVNTARLTVTDLLALDPLNPRSILFQMNEIHREVEQLPNAYVNGQMSPFFREAMRLHSGLAVMTPEAMTVEVYQQLARELERLSDLLARTYLG, from the coding sequence ATGGGTAGAAAACCGGCGACGGAACGACGGGATGAGGTGAAGACCGGCACTGCCAAGGCGCCGGCCTTTGCCTATCGTCCCCTGCCCGGCGTCGCCGACGAAATGGTCGACAACAAAGGTGCCGTCCGCCCGGTTTGGCAGAACTTTCTGTCAGCGCTCTCGCGCCTATCGGAAGAGGAACTGACCGAGCGCTTCGCCCGCGCCGACCGCTATTTGCGCGATGCCGGCGTCTTCTATCGCGCCTATGGAACGGCGGGAGTCAGCGAGCGCAATTGGCCGATCTCCCATATTCCCGTACTCATCGACGAGCGCGAATGGCAGGCTCTCTCCGAAGGCCTGCAGCAGCGCGCCGACCTTTTGGAATCGATCATCGCCGATATCTATGGCGACAATCGGCTCGTGAACGAAGGGCTTTTGCCACCGGCGCTGATTGCCGGCAATCCGGAATTCCTGCGCCCGCTTGTCGGCGTCAAGCCAGCAAGCGGCCACTACCTGCATTTCCTGGCTTTCGAAGTCGGCCGCGGTCCTGACGGGAACTGGTGGGTGCTGGCTGACCGCGCGCAGGCGCCATCCGGCGCCGGCTTTGCGCTGGAAACCCGTGTCGCTACCACCCGTGCCTTTTCCGATATCTATGCCGAAACCAAGGTTCATCGCCTTGCCTCCTTCTTCGGTGCCTTTCGCGATGCGCTTCTTGGCGGCAAGCGCGGAGCCGAAGGACGTGTTGCCGTCCTGACGCCGGGGCCTGCCAACGAAACCTATTACGAGCACGCCTATATTGCCCGCTATCTCGGCTTCATGCTGCTGGAGGGCGAGGACATCACGGTGGTCAACGATCAGCTGATGGTGCGCACCGTCGCGGGGCTGCGGCCGATCAGTGTCCTCTGGCGTCGCCTTGATGCCTCCTATGCCGATCCATTGGAGCTCAACCAGCATTCCCATATCGGCACGCCGGGCATGGTCGAGGCCCTGCGGGCGCAGACGGTGACCATCGTCAATGCGCTCGGCTCCGGTATTCTCGAGACGCGCGCCCTTCTCGCCTTCATGCCGACCATCTGTCGGCATCTGCGTGGTGAGGAATTGAAGCTGCCGTCGATCGCCACCTGGTGGTGCGGCCAAAAGGCAGAGCGCGAACATGTCGCCGCCAACATCGAGAAGATGGTCATTGGCCCGGCCTATTCCTGCATGCCCTTCTTCGATGACAACGGCCAGTCCGTGCTGGGCTCGACCCTGCGCAGCACCGCCCGCGATTCGATTGCGGATTGGCTGGCAACCGAAGGTCAAAAATTGGTTGGCCAGGAGGTCGTGACACTTTCGACGACGCCGGCCTGGGTCAATGGCAGGCTGACGCCGCGGCCGATGAGCCTGCGTGTCTTCGCCGCCCGCACGGAAAACGGCTGGCAGATCATGCCCGGCGGCTTCGCCCGCATCGGCAGCGGCGACGATGTCGCGGCAATTGCCATGCAGGCAGGAGGTTCGGCAGCCGATGTCTGGATCGTCTCCGACAAGCCCGTCGAGGCGCACACGCTTCTGCCGGCCGAAGAAACTTTCACCCGCAACATGCCGGGCAGCCTGCCGAGCCGGGCGGCCGACAACCTTTTCTGGCTCGGCCGCTATATCGAGCGCGCTGAAGGCGCCCTGCGCATCCTGCGCGCCTGGCATGGCCGTTTTGCCGAGGCGGCCGATCCCAACCAGCCGCTGCTTGCCGATGTCAGCGCCTATCTTGCCGCCATCGACATCGATACCAAGCAGGCGGTGCCGGAAAACCTGCTGCGCAACATCGATAGCGCCGTCTATTCGGCCAGCAATATTCGCGATCGCTTCTCTCCCGACGGCTGGTTGGCGCTGAACGATCTCGCCAAGACGGCACGCCGCTTCAAGGAAGGGGTGAAACCTGGCGACGATGCCAGCCATGCCATGACGATCCTGCTGCGCAAGCTCGCGGGCTTCGCCGGCCTCGTGCATGAAAACATGTATCGCTTCACCGGCTGGCGCTTCCTGTCGCTCGGCCGCTATATCGAGCGCGGCCTGCACATGACACGGCTGCTCGGCCATATGTCCGGCCCCGATGCGCCCGACGGCGCGCTCGACATGCTGCTTGAAATCGGCGACAGCGTCATGACCCATCGCCGCCGCTACAACGTCAATACCGCTCGGCTGACAGTGACGGACCTGCTGGCACTCGATCCGCTCAACCCGCGATCGATCCTCTTCCAGATGAACGAGATCCACCGCGAGGTCGAACAGCTCCCGAACGCTTACGTCAACGGCCAGATGTCGCCTTTTTTCCGCGAGGCCATGCGCCTGCATTCGGGGTTGGCTGTAATGACGCCCGAAGCGATGACTGTCGAAGTCTACCAGCAGCTGGCGCGCGAACTGGAGCGGCTGTCCGACCTGCTGGCACGCACCTACCTCGGATGA
- the glgC gene encoding glucose-1-phosphate adenylyltransferase yields the protein MVEKRFQPLARDAMAYVLAGGRGSRLKELTDRRAKPAVYFGGKTRIIDFALSNALNSGIRRIGVATQYKAHSLIRHMQRGWNFFRPERNESFDILPASQRVSETQWYEGTADAVYQNIDIIEPYGPEYMVILAGDHIYKMDYEWMLQQHVDSGADVTIGCLEVPRMEAVGFGVMHVDEKDQIIDFVEKPADPPGIPGNPDFALASMGIYVFHTKFLIECLKRDAADPNSSRDFGKDIIPYIVKNGKAVAHRFTQSCVRSDFEREAYWRDVGTIDAYWQANIDLTAVVPELDIYDKSWPIWTYAEISPPAKFVHDDEDRRGSAVSSVVAGDCIISGASLYNSLLFTGVRANSYSKLEGAVVLPSVKIGRRAQLKNVVIDHGVTIPEGLVVGEDPELDAKRWRRTESGICLITQSMIDKLDL from the coding sequence ATGGTAGAAAAACGTTTCCAGCCGCTGGCACGCGATGCCATGGCCTACGTTCTTGCCGGGGGGCGCGGCAGCCGCCTGAAAGAACTGACCGACCGCCGTGCCAAGCCAGCCGTCTATTTCGGCGGCAAGACCCGGATCATCGATTTCGCGCTGTCAAACGCGCTCAATTCCGGCATCCGCCGCATCGGCGTCGCGACGCAATACAAGGCCCATTCGCTGATCCGCCACATGCAGCGCGGCTGGAACTTCTTCCGTCCCGAACGAAACGAAAGCTTCGATATCCTGCCGGCCTCGCAGCGCGTTTCTGAAACGCAGTGGTATGAGGGCACCGCAGACGCCGTCTATCAGAACATCGACATCATCGAGCCCTATGGTCCGGAATACATGGTCATCCTCGCCGGCGACCACATCTACAAAATGGACTACGAATGGATGCTGCAGCAGCACGTCGATTCCGGCGCTGACGTCACCATCGGCTGCCTGGAAGTGCCACGCATGGAAGCTGTCGGCTTCGGCGTCATGCATGTCGACGAAAAAGACCAGATTATCGACTTCGTCGAAAAGCCAGCCGATCCGCCCGGCATCCCTGGCAATCCGGACTTCGCGCTCGCTTCGATGGGGATCTACGTCTTCCATACGAAATTCCTGATCGAATGCCTGAAGCGCGATGCGGCCGATCCGAATTCCAGCCGCGATTTCGGCAAGGACATCATTCCCTACATCGTCAAGAACGGCAAAGCCGTCGCCCATCGCTTCACACAGTCCTGCGTCCGCTCCGATTTCGAGCGCGAAGCCTATTGGCGCGACGTCGGCACAATCGATGCCTATTGGCAGGCCAACATCGACCTGACCGCCGTGGTGCCGGAACTCGACATCTACGACAAGTCCTGGCCGATCTGGACCTATGCGGAAATCAGCCCGCCGGCCAAGTTCGTTCACGACGACGAGGACCGCCGCGGTTCGGCAGTCTCCTCCGTCGTTGCCGGCGATTGCATCATTTCCGGTGCCAGCCTCTACAATAGCCTGCTCTTCACCGGTGTCCGCGCCAATTCCTACTCCAAGCTGGAGGGCGCAGTCGTGCTGCCGAGCGTCAAGATCGGCCGCCGGGCTCAGCTCAAGAATGTCGTCATCGACCACGGCGTCACCATTCCCGAGGGTCTGGTGGTCGGTGAAGATCCGGAACTGGATGCCAAACGCTGGCGCCGCACGGAGAGCGGCATCTGCCTGATCACCCAGTCGATGATCGACAAGCTGGATCTGTAA